From one Lycium barbarum isolate Lr01 chromosome 6, ASM1917538v2, whole genome shotgun sequence genomic stretch:
- the LOC132600320 gene encoding uncharacterized protein LOC132600320: protein MCLPKSVCGQNVININLWNRAAMAKACWDLTLKNDSLWIKWIHVYYIKGRQMTPMIIPQQASWMTNVVTSTEQVTRVEKLAKWGIQVNPTCSLCQLQDETLEHLFVQCPYAKQLWNKLLHWLGQPVQNFVSWDAYLRWVVQSAKGKSSSTQALSACLLNVFMLCG from the exons ATGTGTCTGCCTAAGTCAGTATGTGGTCAAAATGTCATTAATATCAACCTGTGGAATAGAGCAGCTATGGCAAAAGCATGTTGGGATCTTACTCTTAAAAATGACAGCTTGTGGATTAAGTGGATACATGTATACTACATTAAAGGCAGGCAAATGACACCTATGATTATTCCCCAACAGGCTTCATGGATG ACCAATGTGGTTACATCTACAGAGCAGGTTACTCGCGTGGAAAAATTAGCTAAATGGGGAATTCAAGTTAACCCTACTTGCTCTTTATGCCAGTTGCAAGATGAAACACTGGAACATCTCTTTGTTCAGTGTCCTTATGCGAAACAGCTATGGAACAAATTGCTTCACTGGCTTGGCCAACCAGTCCAGAACTTTGTCTCATGGGATGCTTATTTAAGATGGGTTGTACAGAGTGCTAAGGGGAAATCCAGTTCTACACAAGCTTTAAGTGCGTGTTTGCTGAATGTGTTCATGCTTTGTGGATAG
- the LOC132600579 gene encoding uncharacterized protein LOC132600579 isoform X1, with protein sequence MAVNQSGKKVSAASARAHTKKTKKNTPFFLSSIMIAQIAVATTVGVLGWAYLALLKPPPPKVCGSPGGPPVTSPRVQLSDGRHLAYKEGGVAKEKAKYKLIIVHGFDSSKDLTLPISQDLIQELQIYILQYDRAGYGESDPHPKRSVKSESFDIEELADKLQLGPKFYLLGVSMGAYPLWSCLKYIPNRLAGVSLVVPFVNYWWSCYPPKLAKEGLGKMLAQDQRTFRIVHYAPWLVHWWMNQKWFRALSITEGNMAIFSPPDLEMVKQLSAAPSLGQEKIRQQGEFECLYRDMIIAFANWDFAPTEIKNPFPDNEGSVHLWQGHDDRIIPRELNRYLAEKIPWIQYHEVPNAGHLLIYNASCCETILRKLFTG encoded by the exons ATGGCTGTGAATCAAAGTGGCAAAAAAGTAAGTGCTGCTTCTGCTAGAGCTCACACTAAAAAAACCAAGAAAAATACCCCATTTTTCCTTTCTTCAA TTATGATTGCACAAATAGCAGTAGCAACAACAGTTGGGGTGCTGGGATGGGCTTATTTGGCATTACTTAAGCCTCCCCCTCCAAAAGTTTGCGGCTCTCCGGGTGGTCCTCCAGTGACTTCGCCAAGGGTCCAACTCAGTGATGGGAGACATTTAGCCTACAAAGAGGGAGGCGTTGCCAAGGAGAAGGCAAAGTACAAGCTCATTATTGTTCATGGCTTTGATAGTTCCAAAGACTTGACATTACCTATTTCCCAA GACCTAATACAAGAGCTCCAGATATATATCCTACAATATGATCGTGCTGGTTATGGAGAGAGTGATCCACATCCAAAACGCTCAGTAAAGAGTGAATCATTCGACATTGAGGAGCTAGCTGATAAGTTGCAACTTGGGCCCAAGTTTTATCTGCTTGGCGTGTCCATGGGAGCCTATCCTCTATGGAGTTGCCTAAAGTATATACCTAATAG GCTGGCCGGAGTTTCCCTTGTTGTTCCGTTTGTAAATTATTGGTGGTCCTGTTATCCTCCGAAACTAGCGAAAGAAGGTCTAGGGAAGATGCTTGCACAAGATCAACGAACATTTCGAATTGTGCATTATGCTCCATGGTTGGTTCATTGGTGGATGAACCAAAAGTGGTTCCGTGCTTTAAGTATTACGGAAGGGAACATGGCGATATTTAGTCCTCCAGATCTAGAAATGGTGAAACAGTTATCCGCTGCCCCTAGTCTTGGTCAG GAAAAGATACGACAGCAGGGCGAGTTTGAATGTTTGTATCGGGACATGATAATTGCTTTCGCAAACTGGGACTTTGCTCCAACGGAAATCAAAAATCCTTTTCCAGATAACGAGGGTTCGGTCCATCTTTGGCAAGGGCATGATGACAGAATTATTCCGCGCGAACTCAATCGTTATCTAGCAGAGAAGATTCCTTGGATTCAATATCATGAGGTTCCTAATGCTGGTCATTTGTTAATCTACAATGCTAGTTGTTGTGAAACCATCTTAAGGAAACTTTTCACTGGTTGA
- the LOC132600579 gene encoding uncharacterized protein LOC132600579 isoform X2, translating into MIAQIAVATTVGVLGWAYLALLKPPPPKVCGSPGGPPVTSPRVQLSDGRHLAYKEGGVAKEKAKYKLIIVHGFDSSKDLTLPISQDLIQELQIYILQYDRAGYGESDPHPKRSVKSESFDIEELADKLQLGPKFYLLGVSMGAYPLWSCLKYIPNRLAGVSLVVPFVNYWWSCYPPKLAKEGLGKMLAQDQRTFRIVHYAPWLVHWWMNQKWFRALSITEGNMAIFSPPDLEMVKQLSAAPSLGQEKIRQQGEFECLYRDMIIAFANWDFAPTEIKNPFPDNEGSVHLWQGHDDRIIPRELNRYLAEKIPWIQYHEVPNAGHLLIYNASCCETILRKLFTG; encoded by the exons ATGATTGCACAAATAGCAGTAGCAACAACAGTTGGGGTGCTGGGATGGGCTTATTTGGCATTACTTAAGCCTCCCCCTCCAAAAGTTTGCGGCTCTCCGGGTGGTCCTCCAGTGACTTCGCCAAGGGTCCAACTCAGTGATGGGAGACATTTAGCCTACAAAGAGGGAGGCGTTGCCAAGGAGAAGGCAAAGTACAAGCTCATTATTGTTCATGGCTTTGATAGTTCCAAAGACTTGACATTACCTATTTCCCAA GACCTAATACAAGAGCTCCAGATATATATCCTACAATATGATCGTGCTGGTTATGGAGAGAGTGATCCACATCCAAAACGCTCAGTAAAGAGTGAATCATTCGACATTGAGGAGCTAGCTGATAAGTTGCAACTTGGGCCCAAGTTTTATCTGCTTGGCGTGTCCATGGGAGCCTATCCTCTATGGAGTTGCCTAAAGTATATACCTAATAG GCTGGCCGGAGTTTCCCTTGTTGTTCCGTTTGTAAATTATTGGTGGTCCTGTTATCCTCCGAAACTAGCGAAAGAAGGTCTAGGGAAGATGCTTGCACAAGATCAACGAACATTTCGAATTGTGCATTATGCTCCATGGTTGGTTCATTGGTGGATGAACCAAAAGTGGTTCCGTGCTTTAAGTATTACGGAAGGGAACATGGCGATATTTAGTCCTCCAGATCTAGAAATGGTGAAACAGTTATCCGCTGCCCCTAGTCTTGGTCAG GAAAAGATACGACAGCAGGGCGAGTTTGAATGTTTGTATCGGGACATGATAATTGCTTTCGCAAACTGGGACTTTGCTCCAACGGAAATCAAAAATCCTTTTCCAGATAACGAGGGTTCGGTCCATCTTTGGCAAGGGCATGATGACAGAATTATTCCGCGCGAACTCAATCGTTATCTAGCAGAGAAGATTCCTTGGATTCAATATCATGAGGTTCCTAATGCTGGTCATTTGTTAATCTACAATGCTAGTTGTTGTGAAACCATCTTAAGGAAACTTTTCACTGGTTGA